The Juglans regia cultivar Chandler chromosome 2, Walnut 2.0, whole genome shotgun sequence genome includes a window with the following:
- the LOC108979058 gene encoding RNA-binding protein 34: protein MRKLKHKPKEPVETPRHDAVPPSSGVFTTLFGDVPKQNTASVSSIFSDDNPYRRKPLESSTPGLGFPQAESLRRTDDVGRSESPNLSDELNKKKKKDKRKRDKEKTPENPILESDPVAGASETALGTKKSKKEKPQNLNIGNGSDGALEDGKVGNPKLGSESNGASEKDRGKPSELGPNTNEEDPNMGSKASGSLNNMNKKKRKRDELEREYEARKYGAAEVEEREEAEGGSKEKKKIVGEKRKTVDNVEDMVVSPDGFDDESKLLRTVFVGNLPLKVKKKALTKEFKQFGEVESVRIRSVPIVDTKKPRKGAIITKQFNEAVDSVHAYIVFKSEESAQASLTHNMAVFGGNHIRVDRACPPRKKLKGENGSFYDIKRTVFVGNLPYDVKDEQLYQLFSGIDNLGSSIEAVRVIRHSHISLGKGIAYVLFKTREAANLVVKKRNLKLQDRELRISHARRDSTPSSTPTKRPYSSLSQPANSPAKRLALDRRTSEGNNRANTKAPLSYQGLRASKSGVQKKAHPKSIRSFNMNSNNQKGEKLKEQKGKRPAVAARKVQALAQAFKVGGSAAQGGVKRKPDSQTPESFKRKNKKFKKSK, encoded by the exons ATGAGGAAGCTGAAACACAAGCCCAAAGAACCAGTCGAAACTCCCCGACACGACGCCGTTCCGCCCTCCTCGGGCGTTTTCACAACCCTCTTCGGCGACGTCCCGAAACAAAACACCGCCTCCGTCTCTTCCATTTTCTCTGACGACAATCCATATAGGAGAAAGCCCCTTGAATCATCGACGCCCGGGCTAGGTTTTCCTCAAGCTGAATCTCTCAGAAGAACTGACGATGTTGGCAGGTCTGAAAGCCCTAATCTTTCTGATGAActgaataagaagaagaagaaggacaAGAGGAAGAGGGACAAGGAGAAGACGCCTGAAAATCCTATACTCGAGTCGGATCCTGTCGCTGGAGCTTCGGAGACTGCATTGGGGACGAAGAAGTCGAAAAAGGAGAAACCCCAAAACCTTAATATTGGAAATGGATCAGATGGTGCATTAGAAGACGGCAAAGTTGGAAACCCTAAGTTGGGTTCTGAGTCCAATGGGGCATCGGAGAAAGACAGAGGGAAACCCTCTGAATTAGGTCCCAATACAAACGAAGAAGACCCTAATATGGGTTCAAAAGCAAGCGGTTCTCTTAATAATATgaataagaagaagaggaaacgGGATGAGCTTGAGAGAGAGTACGAGGCGAGGAAATACGGTGCggcagaggtggaggagagagaAGAGGCAGAGGGAGGTtcgaaagagaagaagaaaattgtgggggagaaaagaaaaacagtggATAATGTGGAGGACATGGTGGTTTCACCGGATGGTTTTGACGATGAGAGCAAGCTTTTGAGGACTGTGTTTGTTGGGAACTTGCCCCTGAAGGTGAAGAAGAAGGCTCTAACTAAGGAATTCAAACAATTCGGGGAGGTGGAGTCTGTCAGGATCCGTTCTGTGCCTATTGTGGAT acCAAAAAGCCGAGAAAGGGGGCGATAATTACAAAGCAATTCAATGAAGCTGTTGACAG TGTCCATGCTTACATTGTGTTTAAAAGTGAGGAATCCGCTCAGGCTTCTTTGACCCATAACATGGCTGTG TTTGGAGGAAATCACATCCGTGTTGACAGGGCGTGCCCACCTCGTAAGAAGCTAAAAGGGGAGAATGGTTCATTTTATGATATCAAAAGAACTGTTTTTGTGGGCAACCTTCCATATGATGTAAAG GATGAACAACTTTATCAGTTGTTTTCTGGCATTGACAATCTGGGATCCAGCATTGAAGCAGTTAGGGTCATTAGACATTCTCATATAAGTTTGGGGAAGGGTATTGCTTACGTCTTGTTTAAAACAAGG GAAGCTGCAAATTTGGTTGTTAAGAAACGGAACTTGAAACTTCAAGATCGAGAGCTGAGAATCTCTCATGCAAGAAGAGATTCCACCCCATCTTCCACCCCAACAAAGAGGCCATATTCATCACTTTCTCAGCCTGCTAATTCTCCTGCTAAGAGGTTGGCTTTGGATCGAAGGACTTCAGAGGGCAATAACAGGGCAAATACAAAAGCTCCCCTGTCCTACCAGGGCTTGCGTGCAAGCAAATCTGGTGTCCAAAAGAAAGCTCATCCTAAAAGTATTAGGTCATTCAATATGAACTCTAATAATCAGAAAGGAGAGAAATTGAAAGAACAGAAGGGGAAAAGACCGGCTGTTGCGGCAAGGAAGGTACAAGCACTAGCACAAGCGTTCAAGGTTGGTGGTTCAGCAGCACAAGGAGGGGTAAAACGTAAGCCAGATAGCCAGACACCAGAGAGCTTCAAGAGGAAGaacaagaaattcaagaaatcCAAGTAG